In the genome of Streptococcus oralis, one region contains:
- a CDS encoding dihydroorotate dehydrogenase, which yields MALFSAQEQLYYKEKVMTTNRLQVSLPGLDLKNPIIPASGCFGFGQEYAKYYDLDLLGSIMIKATTLEPRFGNPTPRVAETPAGMLNAIGLQNPGLEAVLAEKLPWLEREYPTLPIIANVAGFSKQEYASVSQGISKATNVKAIELNISCPNVDHGNHGLLIGQDPDLAYEVVKAAVEASHVPVYVKLTPSVTDVVTIAKAAEDAGASGLTMINTLVGMRFDLKTRKPILVNGTGGMSGPAVFPVALKLIRQVAQTTDLPIIGMGGVDSAEAAIEMYLAGASAIGVGTANFTNPYACPDIIEHLPKVMDKYGISSLENLRREVKDNLR from the coding sequence ATGGCCCTGTTTTCCGCACAGGAACAGTTGTATTATAAGGAGAAAGTCATGACTACAAATCGTTTACAAGTTTCTCTACCAGGCTTGGATTTGAAGAATCCCATCATACCAGCATCTGGCTGTTTTGGTTTTGGTCAGGAGTATGCCAAGTACTATGATTTAGACCTTTTAGGCTCTATTATGATCAAGGCGACGACACTTGAACCCCGTTTTGGCAATCCTACTCCCAGGGTTGCAGAGACCCCTGCTGGTATGCTCAATGCAATCGGCTTGCAAAATCCAGGTTTAGAAGCTGTTTTAGCTGAAAAGTTGCCTTGGCTGGAAAGAGAGTATCCTACGCTTCCTATCATCGCAAATGTTGCAGGCTTTTCAAAACAAGAGTATGCTTCCGTTTCTCAGGGAATTTCCAAGGCAACTAATGTAAAAGCTATTGAGCTCAATATCTCTTGTCCTAATGTGGATCACGGCAATCATGGACTTTTGATTGGGCAAGATCCTGATCTAGCTTATGAAGTGGTAAAAGCGGCTGTGGAAGCTTCCCATGTGCCAGTTTATGTTAAGTTAACCCCTAGTGTGACGGATGTTGTCACCATAGCCAAAGCCGCAGAAGATGCAGGAGCAAGTGGCTTAACCATGATCAATACCCTTGTCGGTATGCGATTTGACCTCAAAACCAGAAAACCAATCCTAGTCAATGGAACAGGTGGAATGTCTGGACCAGCAGTCTTTCCAGTAGCCCTCAAACTCATTCGCCAAGTCGCCCAAACAACCGACCTTCCCATCATTGGAATGGGAGGAGTGGATTCTGCTGAAGCAGCGATAGAAATGTATCTAGCTGGTGCCTCTGCCATCGGAGTTGGAACAGCCAATTTTACCAACCCTTATGCTTGTCCTGATATCATCGAACATCTGCCAAAAGTCATGGACAAATATGGCATTAGCAGTTTGGAAAATCTCCGTCGAGAAGTTAAAGACAATCTGAGATAA
- a CDS encoding dihydroorotate dehydrogenase electron transfer subunit, with protein sequence MNPTCKKRLGAIRLETMKVVAQEEIAPAIFELVLEGDMVEAMRAGQFLHLRVPDDAHLLRRPISISSIDKANKQCHLIYRIEGAGTAIFSTLSQGDTLDVMGPQGNGFDLSALDNQSQVLLVGGGIGVPPLLEVAKELHARGVKVVTVLGFANKDAVILEKELSQYGQVFVTTDDGSYGIKGNVSVVINDLDSQFDAVYSCGALGMMKYINQRFYDHPRAYLSLESRMACGMGACYACVLKVPDSETVSQRVCEDGPVFRTGTVVL encoded by the coding sequence ATGAATCCCACATGTAAGAAACGTTTGGGTGCCATTCGTTTGGAAACCATGAAGGTGGTCGCACAAGAGGAAATTGCGCCAGCAATCTTTGAATTAGTCCTAGAAGGGGATATGGTTGAAGCCATGCGAGCAGGCCAATTTCTCCATCTGCGCGTGCCTGATGATGCCCATCTCTTGCGCCGTCCTATTTCAATTTCGTCTATTGACAAGGCAAACAAGCAGTGTCATCTCATTTATCGGATTGAGGGGGCTGGGACAGCTATTTTTTCAACATTAAGTCAGGGAGATACTCTTGATGTGATGGGGCCTCAGGGAAATGGATTTGACTTGTCTGCTTTAGACAATCAGAGCCAAGTTCTCCTCGTTGGTGGTGGGATTGGTGTTCCACCCTTGCTCGAGGTAGCCAAGGAATTGCATGCGCGTGGGGTGAAAGTAGTAACTGTTCTCGGTTTTGCTAATAAGGATGCTGTTATCCTAGAAAAGGAATTGTCCCAATATGGTCAGGTCTTTGTAACGACAGATGATGGTTCGTATGGTATTAAGGGAAATGTTTCTGTTGTTATCAATGATTTAGATAGTCAATTTGATGCTGTTTACTCATGTGGGGCGCTTGGAATGATGAAGTATATCAATCAAAGATTTTATGACCACCCAAGAGCTTATCTATCTCTAGAATCTCGTATGGCTTGTGGGATGGGAGCTTGCTATGCCTGCGTCCTAAAAGTGCCAGATAGTGAGACCGTCAGCCAACGCGTCTGTGAAGATGGCCCTGTTTTCCGCACAGGAACAGTTGTATTATAA
- a CDS encoding VOC family protein — translation MASKMLHTCLRVENLEKSIAFYQDAFGFKELRRKDFPDYAFTIVYLGLDGDDYELELTYNYDHGPYVVGDGFAHIALSTPDLEALHQEHSVKGYEVTEPKGLPGNPPNYYFVKDPDGYKVEVIREK, via the coding sequence ATGGCTTCAAAAATGCTACACACCTGCTTGCGAGTAGAAAACCTTGAAAAATCAATCGCCTTTTATCAAGACGCTTTTGGTTTTAAAGAATTGCGTCGCAAGGATTTTCCAGATTATGCCTTCACCATTGTCTATCTAGGACTTGATGGTGATGACTACGAGTTGGAGTTGACCTATAACTATGATCACGGTCCTTACGTGGTAGGAGATGGTTTTGCCCATATCGCCCTTAGCACACCTGACCTTGAGGCACTTCATCAAGAACATAGCGTCAAAGGCTATGAAGTTACAGAGCCCAAAGGTCTACCAGGAAACCCACCAAACTATTACTTTGTCAAGGATCCTGATGGCTACAAGGTTGAAGTGATTCGTGAAAAATAA
- the rplT gene encoding 50S ribosomal protein L20, with the protein MARVKGGVVSRKRRKRILKLAKGYYGAKHILFRTAKEQVMNSYYYAYRDRRQKKRDFRKLWITRINAAARLNGLSYSQLMHGLKLAEIEVNRKMLADLAVNDAAAFTALADAAKAKLGK; encoded by the coding sequence ATGGCACGTGTTAAAGGTGGCGTTGTATCACGCAAACGTCGTAAACGTATTCTTAAATTAGCAAAAGGTTACTATGGAGCTAAACACATCTTGTTCCGTACTGCAAAAGAACAAGTAATGAACTCTTACTACTATGCATACCGTGACCGTCGTCAGAAAAAACGTGACTTCCGTAAATTGTGGATCACTCGTATCAATGCGGCAGCTCGTTTGAACGGACTTTCATACTCACAATTGATGCATGGCTTGAAATTGGCTGAAATCGAAGTTAACCGTAAAATGCTTGCTGACTTGGCTGTTAACGATGCAGCAGCTTTCACAGCTCTTGCAGATGCAGCTAAAGCAAAACTTGGTAAATAA
- the rpmI gene encoding 50S ribosomal protein L35, giving the protein MPKQKTHRASAKRFKRTGSGGLKRFRAYTSHRFHGKTKKQRRHLRKASMVHSGDFKRIKAMLTRLK; this is encoded by the coding sequence ATGCCAAAACAAAAAACACACCGCGCATCAGCTAAACGTTTCAAACGTACAGGTTCTGGTGGACTTAAACGTTTCCGTGCTTACACTTCTCACCGTTTCCACGGAAAAACTAAGAAACAACGTCGTCATCTTCGTAAAGCATCTATGGTGCATTCAGGAGATTTCAAACGTATCAAAGCAATGCTTACTCGCTTGAAATAA